The genomic interval CGGCTGTCTCGGGCTCTTCGACAGCGGGCAAAACGCCGAGGTGCCGGCGCTCTCGGAGTTCCGCGGCTCCGGTGCACTGGCGGAGGGGCGCCCCGCACCGGACGGCACGTCCATCGAGGATCTCCCCGATCTCTCCGGGGACCTCGCGCTTTACATCGGCGGCGGGGAGGGCGGCATCTACTACGAGTTCGTGGAGATGCTACAGGAGATCTACCCCGACTTCGAGGTCCATCCCAACGACAACGACTCGGCGTCGCTGGCCCAGACGATCGTCGAGGAGGTCGACGCCGGTGCGACCCAGGCCGACGTATTCTGGTCGATCGATGCGAGCTCGCTCGGCTTCGTCGCGGAGAACGACGCCTACGAGTCGCTGTCGGACGCGGCCGTCGACGAGGTGGCCAACGACCAGTTTGTCGGCGCTGATAGCGCGTGGGCCGGCGTCGCCGGCCGCGCGCGCGCCGTGCCGTACAACACCGACGAATTGAGCGCCTCCGACATCCCGAACTCCGTTCAGGAGTTCCCTGGGACCGAAGCCCTCCAGGGAACGATGGGGTGGGCGCCGACCTACGGCGCGTTCAAGTCGTTCGTGACGGCCATGCGACTGACCCGGGGCGAAGACGAGACTCGACAGTGGCTCGTCGACATGCAGGAGGCGGGGACCGAGCGCCACAGCAACGAGTTCGCCGTCTCACAGACGGTCGCCAACGGCGCCCTGTCGGCCGGGTTCGCCAATCACTACTACGCGATGCGCGTGAAGAACGATAACCCGGACGCGCCGATCGACCTCGCGTTCACCGAGGGCGACGCCGGCGCGCTGATCAACGTCGCCGGCGCGCTGAAGGTCCAGGGCACCCAGCGCGGCGAACTGGCCGACGCCTTCATCCGTCACCTGCTGTCCGCGGAGGCACAGGAGTACTTCGCGACGCGGAGCTTCGCATACCCGATGATCGCCGGCGTCGAGCCGGTCGGCGGCCTCCCGTCGATCGACGAACTGAGCCCGCCGGACATCGACCTCGCGGCGCTCGCGGATCTGGAACCGACCCTGGATCTAATGGACGAGGCCGGCGTTTCGGGCTAACATGTCCGGCCGGAAGCGGGTCGTAGAGACGATCGAGCGGGCCGCCGACGACGGGAGCGACGCGATCGGGGTCGGGCTCACCCTGCTCGCCGCGGCCATCGCGGCCGCTGTCGTGCTCCCGCTGGCCTGGCTGATCGGCGACGCCGTCGCGCTCGGCGGGCGGGCGCTCGAACTCGCCGTCGCTCCGCAGACCGTCGAGGTGCTGGTCCGGAGCGTCGCGCTCGTCGCGGTCGTCACCGGTGCGAGCGTGCTCCTCGGGGTTCCGCTTGCGGTGTTGACGGTTCAGGGAGACATCCCGTTTCCGCGGTTCTGGACCGTGCTCACCGCGTTGCCGCTTGCGGTCCCGAGTTACCTCGGGGCGTTCGCGTTCGTCTCGGCGTTCGGCCCGCAGGGCGAACTCGCCGACCTTCTGGCGCCGCTGGGAATCGAGTCGCTCCCGTCGGTCTACGGGTTCGCCGGCGCTGCGTTCGTGCTGACGCTGTACACCTATCCGTACGTCTTCCTGACGACGCGAGCGTCGCTGCTCTCGCTCGACGGCTCGCTCGTGGAGGCGGCGCGGACGCTCAACGCCGGCCGCTGGGAGGCGTTCCGCCGGATCACGCTGCCGCGGATCCTCCCGGGGATCACCGCCGGCGCATTGCTCGTGGCGCTGTACGCTCTCGCCGACTTCGGCACGCCCAACATCATGCGAGTCGAGGTGTTCACGCAGTTCATCTACGCCCGGTACAACGCCTTCGCCCGCGACTACGCCGCGTTGCTGTCGGTGCAGCTGCTGACCGTGACGGCGATCATCCTCGCGATCGAGTCCCGCATCGGCGTCGACGAATCGGGCGCCTACGAGAGCGGCGGCCACCGCGGGACCGCCGACCTCGACCTCGGCGCCTGGCGGTACGTGGCCATACTACTGCCGACCGTCATCGGCCTGCTGTCGATCGCGCTGCCGATCGCCGTCTTCGGAATGTGGCTGTTCTCGGGCGGTCCCGGCTATCAGGTCGGCCGGCTGAGCTTCGACTGGGAGTACGGCTTCAACTCGGCGTACGTCGCGCTGTTGGCCGCCGCCGCGTCGGTCCTCGTGGCGCTGCCGATCGCGATTGGGGCGGCGACGTCCGACTCGCGCCTGGCGGCGCTGGCCGACCGCGTTCCCTACGTCGGGTACGCGACGCCCGGGATCGTACTGGCGATCGCGCTGCTCAGTTTCAGTCTCGACGTGCTGCCGTCGGTCTACAAGACGGTGCCGCTGCTGGTGTTCGCTTACGTCGTCCGGTTCATGCCGCAGGCGATCGGGTCGATCCGGACCTCGACGCTTCAGGTCGATCAGCAGCTGGTCGAAGCGGCCCGTACGCTGGGCCGGTCGCGACTGAGCGCCTTCCGGTCGGTGACGCTGCCGCTGATTCTGCCGGGAATCGCCGCCGGCGCCGCGCTGGTCTTCCTCACGACGATGAAGGAACTGCCCGCGACGCTAATGCTCCGCCCGCTGGGGTTCGAAACGCTGGTGACCTACATCTGGCGGGTCGAGGAGGCCGGCCTCTACGGCCAGGCGGCCGTGCCGGCGCTCGTTCTCGTCGTCATTTCCGGCCTGTCGATGGCCGTGATGTTGGCGCAGGAGGGACGGTGAGTCGATCGTGAACCGCTCTGTATGTACGAGCGCGACCGAACCGAGATGCCCGAGATGAGACGCCGAACGTGGCGGGCGGCGGTCGCCGCCGTCTCCCTCGCCGGCGCCGTCGCCGTCTGGCTGTTCGCAACGAACCTGTTTCCGTACCACTCGCTCAACCACGACGAGGGCGTCTACCTCCAGCAGGCGGCGATGCTGCTGGACGGGCGGCTCTTCCTTCGCCCGCCCGTCGAGGAGGTCTTCCGCCCGTGGTTCTTCGCCGAGGACGGCGGACGCCTCTACCCGAAGTACGCGCCCGTGCCCGCGACGATCTTCGCGCTCGGCGAACTGGTCGGCGCGCCCCGTCTCGCGCTCGCGGGGATCGCCGCCGCCGTGCTCGCGCTCGTCGCGCTGGTCGTCCGCGAGGTCTTCGACCGTCGGACGGGGATCGCAGCGGCCGTGATCGTCCTCTGTTCGCCGCAGTTCCTGATCGAGACGGCGGTCTTCCTACCGTACGCGCCGACGGCGATGCTCAACCTGGCCTTCGCTTACTGCTACCTTCGGGCCGACCGGACGGGCGATCGGCGCTGGGCCGGTGCGGCCGGCGCGGTCGTCGGCCTGGCCTTCTTCGCGCGCCCCTACACCGCGGTGCTGTTCGCCGCGCCGTTCGTCGTCCACGCGTGCTGGACGCTCCGACGCGACTTCCGCGCGGCGCTCCCGCGCCAGGCCGCGACGGCGGCCCTCGGCCTGGCGGGCGTCGGCCTCGCGCTGGCGTACAACGCCGTCGTGACCGGGTCGCCGCTGCTGTTTCCCTACGAGGCCTTTGCCCCGCTGGACGGGCTCGGCTTCGGGCATCGGCAGATCCTCAATCACGAAACTGACTACAGCGCCGGCCTGGCGCTACGGTCGAACGGCCTGGTGCTGTCCGCGTTCGTCACCGAGTGGATCGCGGGCGGGGTCCTCGGTGCGGCGGTCGCCGCGGTCGGGTTCGGCGTCGCCGTTCGGCGCGGGCTCTCGCCCCGCCAGAGCGTCCTCGCCGGACAACTGCTCACGATCCCCGTCGGGAACGTCTACTTCTGGGGGAACTACAACCTCCTCGGGAACCTCGACCGGGCCGGCGACGGGCTGATCGCCACGCACGGCCCGTACTACCACTTCGATCTCCTGTTGCCGTTCGCGGCCTTCGCCGCCGTGGGCGCGCTGGCGCTGGTCGCCGCCCTCCGGCGGACGGCCGACCGACACCTATCGCCGGGAGCCGCACGCGCAGCGCTCGTCGCGGCGCTGCTCGTCAGCGGACTCGCGGTAGGTGGCGTCACGGCGGCGACCCTCGACGGGAAGATCGACCGGAACGCGGCGGCGACCGACACCTACGAGCGCGTCTACGGGCCCCTCGAAGGGGATTCGATAGACCGGTCCGAACGGGCGGTGGTCTTCCTCCCGACACCGTACGGCGACTGGCTCACCCACCCGTTCCAGGCGCTTCGCAACGATCCGGACTTCGACGGACAGCGGGTGTACGCGATCGACGAGCGGCCGTTCGCCGTCGTCGACGAATACCCCGATCGGTCGCTGTATCGGCTCGCGTATCGAGGCACCTGGTCGCCCACCGCCGGCTCGCCCAGTGACGCCCGGCTCCAGCCGGTCGAGCACGCGTCCGGGTCCGCGGTCGAACTGAACGCCACTGTCGCCGTCCCCGCCAGGTCCGAGAGCCTCACCGCGACCGTCGCGACGAACGATACGAGCGCCACCTACGTCGCCGAGAACGTCTCCGACGAGACGACCGTTCGGTTGACCGCTACCGACGGCGCGGTACGGGTACGGGGAGCGGACTGGAACGCCGACGGCGAACCGATTCCACTCTCGGAGCGGGATGACGTCCGCATAACGGTGTTCGTCGATCGCGGGCCAGGCGGCAGCTTCAGCTACCGGTTCGAACTGCCGGTCCGCGCGGATGACGGGACTGTTCGCGCGCTGACGCCGAGAGTCGAACGGTGTACCGCGATCCGCGACTGCGGCGGCGAAGCGGCGTACGTCCCCGACGGCGCGCCGAACGGCGTCTCCGTTCGGACCGAACTGACCGTCCCGGACGAACGGGGGACCGACGGCTAACGTCTCGACCGGCCGATCATCGGCTACGGATCCCGTGCGGCGGTCCGTCGCGTCGCTGGCGCGGACAGACCGCGACGAGCTATCGACGGGGATCGTCCAAGAGAGACCGGAGCTGCGTATTTCAGGCACCAGCGTTAGGACTCGGCTTGCCCCCACGAACGCCTATGACTACGGCTACAGATCGATGCGGGTACGTCACGAGCAGCAGCGGCGTCGACGACGCCGGCGCGGTTTGCTGTTGGCGGCCGACGTGGCGAGAGACCGACCGCTGTATCTGGCACACCGAAACCGTCGTTCCCGAGCCGGCCTACGAACGGAACGCGCCGGCGTCGGACGAGCGGCTCGACGGTGCGAACTTCCAGGATGCGGCGCTGAGCGGGTCGTCGTTTCTCGCGGACCACTCGCTCGTCGAGGCGGACTTCACGAACGCGGTCCTCGACGACGCCGACCTCTCGAGGACGGATCTCCGTCGAGCCACGTTCCGCGACGTCGACGCCCACGGGACGTCGTTTCGGAGCGCGAACCTCCACGACGCGGTGTTCGTCTTCGCCGACCTCCGCGGTGCCGACTTCCGAAACGCGCGGCTCTATCGCGCGGGGCTGACCGACGTCCGGCTCAACCTCGAGACGGAATTCGGTACCCGAACGGTGTACGAAGACGAGATCGCGACGTCGTCGTCGGACGGCGACTTCACGGCACGGGCCGACTCAGTGCAGTGGGTCTACCGGGAGCTCCAGCGACTCTACGACGAGAACGCGTTTCCGGAGCGGGTCCACACCTACTACCTGCGCGAGATGCACTTCCGACGTCGCCACGCCTGGCTGACCCGCGACTACCTCCAGGCGATCAAGCTCGCGGGCTCGCGGTGGATCATGCACTACGGGACGAGTCCGTGGCGCGTCGTCGCGACCTCGCTGCTCCTGATTTTCGTGTGTGCGGGGCTGTACCCGCTGACCGGCGGGATCCGCGAGGTCGGTACCGACACCGCGATCACGTACGAGATCGACAATCCGACCGCTACGCCCATTCCTGTCCTCGCCCAAACGTTCCTCAAGAGCCTCTATTTCAGCGTCATCACGTTCGCCACGCTCGGGTACGGCGACATTCAGCCGGTCGAGGGGTGGGCCCGCGCTATCGCCGGCGCCGAGACCCTGCTCGGGTCGCTGTTGATGGCGCTTCTGGTCTTCGTGCTCACGCAGAGCGTCCGGCACTGATGTGTCGGTGTCAGCGGCCCACTCGAAATAGCTACTGCCCGAACCGCTCTTCGAGACAGACTTTGACGACCGATTTCGCGATTTCGGCGCCGCCCTTAAGCGGATCGAGCTTCGTCTCGCCGGCGCGCTCGCGGTACTCGATCGGCTGCTCGCGGACGTCGTACCCCCGCATCAGCGGGCGGATCAAGAGTTCGGCCGAGAGCCCGGTGTTCTCGGTCCACTCGATCGATTCGACGACGTCGCGGCGGTAGGCGCGCATCCCCGTCGTCGTGTCGTGGACGCGAGTGCCCATCAGGACGCTCGCGATCGCGGCGAAGGCGTGGTTGCCAAAGCGGTTGAACGCCGGCATCGCGTCGGCGCCGTGGTAGAGCCGATCGCCGCTGACGACGTCGTACCCCTCGTTGATCAGTTCGAGGAACTCCGGGAGCTGCTCCATGGGGTAGGTGTCGTCGCAGTCGGTCGTCACGACGATCGGCCGGTCCGGTTCCAGGATCGCCGCGCGGACGGCGACGCCGTACCCCTGCGGTCGCTGTTCGATTACGGTCGCGCCGTGTTCGCGGGCGATCTCGGGCGTGCGATCCGAGGAGCCGTCGACGCAGACGACCTCCGCCTGGCCGTCGGTGACCTCCTCGATGTCCGAGAGCACTCTGCCGATGGCCGCTTCCTCGTTGTAGGTTCCCATGACGACGCTGACGTCCTCGAAGGTGTACTCGTCCTCGTCGGCATCGGTGTCGGATCCGTTCACGTTCGTTTCGTCCGTGGTACAGTCCCCATCGCTCATTAGTGGCCGTTTCGGCCGTCCCGCCTTATATGTTTAGGCTCGCCTAAATTGAGAACGATCAAAAGACATCCTCTAACTGCAATCGTTGAAGAGAACAATCGGTACTTGCCTAATTCCGTATTTTGTTATCTTTTCTCTCTAATTCTGAAGTGATAATAGAAGATTTTTACCACGGAAATAAAACCCATATTTATGTCACTCGTACGACTTGCAATCGTACTTTCGAGCGGGATTTTCACCGTCGCGCTCGGATACCAGATCCGGTATCGAGGGATGGTTCGACTCGTTGCTGGCTACGATCCAGAGGAAGTAGTCGACGGAACCGGTCTGGCGAGGTTTGTTGGCGGATTACTGATCGCCGTCGGGGCCGTTACCGCGGCTATCGGCGTTCTGGATTATCTGGACCGGGGTGGGGAGGTCCTCTGGTACGCGTTCAGCGCGTTTGTTATCGTCGCCACGGCTGTGGTGATCGTCGGATCGAACCGCTATACGCGGTCGTAGCACTCACGCGCTGATAGCCATCTGTGCGACGAGAACGCCCTTATCGTCGCTCGGACTCTCGCAGCAACGAGTTTCCGACGTTCCTGCCTCGCGCACCGTGTCTGTCTGGACGCGTCGGACTGAGCACGACGCGCGTCCTGCGCGAGGAGGATACATGCCGCTGCTCCTTCGCGAGTGCCGTATAGTCGCACGTGACATCAGCGATCAGTTGATTCTGCTATAGTTATGTGAAATGTTCTATGTACTGAAGGCCATACATGATCATCCTCGAAAGGGTGAAGTATCACAGAATCCGACCGTCGTGAAGCGGAGATCGTTTCTGACGGCGGGCGTCGCTGGTATCGGCCTCGTCGGTTGCCTCGGTCGCCGTGATCGTTCCCTCCCATCGCTCCCGTCAGGTTCGTGGTGTCAGTATATGCGTGACGGAAGGGAACAGAGCGGCGACGGGGGCAACCGTCCCGCCGTGCGGGAATCTCGTCTGGCCGTCGGTGACGGCTTCGATGTCGGACAGCACTGTCCCGATCGCTTCCTCCTTGTTGTAGGTTCCATGACGCTAGAAGACTTAACTGATGAAACTACTTGGGAGGAATCCTTAGTTAGTGAGGACGTTGTGGGTTGGTTCGTTAGTGGCAAGGACATTATTGGAACTGCTACTGATGGTACCTCAGTAAATTTAACTGCTGGCCATCAATACGAAGCGCGAGTGCGACTTGAGGCGTCTACATCCACGGGGGCTTCAACTGGTGGTGCAACTTCAGACTTCGGAGAACACCTAGATAGTACTCAATTAAATAATAAGTATATTGATCAGAAATGAGTTAAGTTCAAGTTTTAAATTAATGTTTAAAATATTAATATAATGGGCTAGGTGACACTCCTAAACATAATATTCTCTGTATAATAATGAGAAGAGGAGAAAAATAGTAATTGATCCAACTATTGCGCCGATCCATGGTGCATATGGAAATTTCAAGAAGGAGAAAAATACAATCATAATATGAGCTCCTATCGACATACCGATCACAACTACTAATCCGAGAATAATTCTCGTGATCGGGTTTTTCTCAATTGGGTTCTGATCCATAACACAATATCTCCGAGAGCGGTATTAAAAGCTCCCATGGTAACATTAGAAACTATATCCTTTCCCAGCAAGATATTCACAATACATAAAACTACTTATATTTTTCTATAAAGATGGGAATAATTCATGATTGTTCTATGGAATCCACCACCTTCAGCGCCAGCGCCGTGATCGTCAGCGTCGGGTTCATCGCGCCGCCGGTCGGGAAGACGCTGCTCGAGGCGATCCAGCAGTTCTCGAGGTCGTGGGTCCGCAGATCCGGTCCGACGACGCTCGCCGCCGGATCGTCGCCCATCCGGGTCGTCCCCATGTGGTGGTAGGCCGGCCCGGTGTCGTCGGGGCCGACCTGCCAGGTGATTTCCGCGCCGAGTTCCTCGAGGATCCGCTCCTGAATGTCGTTGACGCGCTCGATGGTCCGCAGCGCCCGGTCGTCGACCGACCAGCGGATGTCCGGGACAGGATTGCCTCGATCGTCGGTCCGATCGAAATCGAGCGCGACGCGGCTGTCCTCGCGGGGCAGTTGCTCGACCAGCGCGCCTATCCCGATGTGGTTGCCGTACTCGCTCCGCAGGCGCTCTAGGAGATCGTCGCCCCAGTCGTCCCCGGTCAGGGCCAGCTCGACCGGCGAGGGGCCGTCGTAGTTGAAGAACTCGAGTTTGAACGGCGCGAACTCGTCGTCGGCCTCGTCGTAGAACTGGTGGGACTCGCTCGTGAGGAAGCCGACGTGATTCTGCCTGGTCGGCTCGTCGAGGACCCCGCCCGTGCCGGCGAACAGGTGGTCCATGAAGAACTTCCCGACCAGGCCGCTCGAGTTGGCCAGGCCGTCGGGGTAGTGACTCGACTCGGAGAGCAACAGGAGCCGCGGGGTCTCGACGCCGCCGCAGGCGATGACGAAGGCGTCGGCCGCCTGGCGGTGCCGTTCGTCGTCGGGCGTGGCGTAGACGGCGGCCTCGATCGCATCGGGCCCGTGTTCGAGGCGCTGGACGGGTGCGCGGTCGATCACCGTCGCGCCCTTACGCTCGGCGCGTTCGACGTGGACGGTTGCATCGTACTTCGCGCCGGAGGGACAGACGGGCTGGCAGGTGCCGTAGCCGACGCAGGCGCTCCGATCGTCGTAGGCTTCGGAGTTGCGCGCGTTCGGAACGGAGTGCATCGCGATCCCGAGTTCGTCGCAGGCCTCGGCGAACAGCGAGTCGCTGTAGGAGGGCGGGAACGCCGGCATCGGATGGAGCTGCTCGCGGGGCGGCGCGAAGGGGTTGTCGTCGGCGCCCGCCACGCCGAGTTCGCGCTCGGCCGCGGCGTAGTAAGGCCGGAGGTCCTCGTAGTCGATGGGCCAATCTGCGCCGACGCCGCGGGCGCTCTTCGAGTCGAAATCATCCTCGTGGAGCCGCATCACCATCCCCTGCCAGTGGAGCGTCGAGCCGCCGACGCCCTTGACGCGGGCGTGATTCAACGGGTAGAACCGCTCGCCCGACGCCGCGTAGGCGTCGCGGTCGGGGTCGCCGTCCCAGACGTCCGGGCGGTCGTAGGCGGGTCGGATCGCCCGCTCCTGGCGGGCGAGCCTGTCGTTCGGATCGAACCACGGCCCGGCCTCGAGTATCACGACCTCGTGGCCGGCCGCGGCGAGCCGATCGGCGACGATTCCGCCCGCGGGTCCCGCGCCGATCACGCAGACGTCGGCGCCGTCAACGGGGGTGCGATCGATGTCTGCGGCCGCGTCCGCGTCTCCGTCGGCATCGGTCGCGAACCCCGCCGACTCGGCGGGCGGCCGGCTCCCGCTCACGCGCCCGGCCCCCGTTGATAGGTGTCGATTCCGCCCGCGTGGCCCTGTGGATTCTCGATGCCGACCAGTTTACCGCCCGTCGGCGAGGCGTACAATGCCAGCAGGAGTTCGTTGATCACGTAGTACCGCACCCGTTCGGCGGTCGTCCCCTCGGGGTCCTCGTCGGCGTCGTCCGCACCGACGTTCCTGAGGACCCGGTCGCGGTCCGCGGTCGACAGTGCCGCGAACCGATCGTCGTACCACTCCCTGGCGTTGTCGTCGAGCGCCGCGACCGCCTCGACGACGCCCGCGGTGTGGTCCGGGTCCGCGAGCCGCCCCTCGAGAAACGCCTCGACGAACGCCGCCGTGCCGGAGACCTCGCTCGGGTAGACGACCTCGGCGGCCGCGACCAGCGTTTCGCGGAGCCGCTCGACGTCGACCGGGTCGGACCCGGGCGGGGCTACGCAGCCCGACAGCGTCCCCCCACCGACCCCGAGCGTGGCCAACGCGGCGACCGCGTCTCGCCTGGTCAGTTCCATGCCAGCGGATTAGGTCAACCTAATCCTTATACTCGTTGGAACGAGACGCTCTATTATCGGGAAATCCGCGGGGAGGTGTGCGGCCGCCTCGGTCGGCCGCCAGGAGACGGTCGCGCCCTGTCGGTGGGGGACCGCAGCCGAGTTCGGGACGGTCTCCGGAACCGGGCTGCTGACGGCCTCCATCACGTACGAATTGTACGAGGAGTCGCCGATCGAGCCTGTCCGACCGTGACGGTCGATCTGAGAGTTTATCCGACTCGTATAGATTTATTCATCTTACATGAAATCCAATCTTTAACGAGATATGATAAATAATTGTGGGGAATGATGTATTCAAAATAGGCGAGTGACCGCTGTCGCGGCCTGTCGACGCCCGCGCGCCGCTACAGTTCGAACGCGTACGCGGCGCCCGGACCGCGGGCGTCGTCGCCGACGAGCGCGGTCGTCCCGTCGAGCGCGACGGCCGTCCCGAACCCGTCGGCGCTGTCGGCGTCCTCGGGGGCGAGGTTCGCCCGCCGGCGCCAGGCGCCGTCGCGGCGCTCGTACGCGTTCGCCGTCCCCGTCCCGTCCGGGTCGGCGTTGCTGTTGGGAGCACCCACGATTGCAGTGCCGTCGCCGACTGCGACTGCCGCGCCGAACCCGCGCTCGTCGCCGTCGGGTTCGAGGATCACCCGTCCGCGCCAGTCCTCGCCCGAGCGCTCGAAGACGTACGCCGCCCCCGCCCCGCCGGCGGCGAAATCGCGGCGGGGCGCCCCGACGAGGACGACGTCGCCCGCCACCGCGACCGCGGCGCCGAACCGGTCGGCGCTGTCGGCGTCCTCGGGTTCGAAGGCTGCCCGTCGGCGCCAGGTTCCGTCTGTCCGCTCGAACGCGTACGCGACGCCCGGCCCGTCACCCGGGGCGCCCACGATCGCGGTCGCCCCGTCGAGCGCGACCGCCGTCCCGAACCGGTCGTCGCTCTCGCTGCCCTGGGGTTCGAGGGTCGCCTGCCGGCGCCAGTCCCCGTCCGCCCGCTCGAACGCATACGCGACGCCCGGCCCGTCGCCTGGCGCGCCCGCGAGCGCGGTCGTCCCGTCGAGCGCGACGGCCGTTCCGAACCAGCCCCCTGGGCCCCCGTCGTCGGGCGTCAGGGTCGCCTGCCGGCGCCAGTCCCCGTCTGCCCACTCGAACGCGTACGCCGATCCGGACTCGAACCCGCCGGAGCCGTCGTCGACGGGCGCCCCGACCAGCGCGGTGTCGCCGTCGAGCGCGACGGCCGCACCGAACTCGACGTCCGCGCCGTCGCGATCCGGTGCCGGCGCCCGGCGCCGCGACCAATCGTCGCCGGACCGCTCGAAGCCGTACGTCGCGCCCACCCGGTATCCGGCGGCGTCGGCGTCGCCGGGGGCGCCCACGAGCGCTGCGCCGCCGTCGAGCGTAATCGCCGTCCCGAACCGGTCGCCGCTCTCGCCGCTCTCCGGCGTCAGCTCGGCGGCGACCGCCGGTTCGTCGACTCCGCTCTCTTCGGTCTCGTCGCCGTCGCCGGCGTCGGTCTCTCGGTCACTTTCGTCGCCGACGCACCCTGCCGCTCCGATCGCCGCGAGGACGCTCCCGGATCGAAGGACGCGCCGCCGACTCGCACTCCACCGTTCCATCGTTGTTACCGATCCGATAGTGTAGTAAAAACCACCTGTTCTCGACGTCGCCGCTGCGAGATTCCCGCCCGCGACGATCGAACCGTCAGGCCACCGGCGACGCCACGCTCGACGAATCTCGGGGGACGGACGTACCGACGAGCGGAAGCGGCCCCCGATCAGGACCGGTCGGTTCACGACGCTCGGGCAACGGCGGTACCGAACCGGGGAGTCCTCGTCGGATTATATCAGTTTTAGAGAGCAGCTCCGTCCAGACTGACAGTCTGATTCACCGTCTCTCAGTACGATCTCGTTTCATCGAACCGCGTGTGTCACTCGCTCGGGTTTTCTCGCGCCGTTACGCGGGCTCGATGGACTCGATCAACGACGGATCGTCCGTCGACGGATCATTGACCGCCGTCGAGACGGGGTACGCGCGCATTTCGTCGGCTGGATAGGGTTCGAGCACGTCCGACGGATCGTCGCCTGACAGCCACCGCTGCTCGTCGTCGGGATCGAGAATCACAGCCATGCGGTGATGCAGGTCCGAAACGACCTCGTTCGGCTCGGTCGTGACGATCGTGAACGTCTCGATTGGTCCGGATTCGGTTTCGGCCCCATCGATGCCGCCGCCGAAGGCGGCCAGGCCCGTTTGGGTCGCGTCCGGTTCCCGGCGCTCCCAGAGGCCGGCCATCGCGAAGATCCGGTCGTCCTCGAAGGTGACGCGATACGGCTGCTTCCCGCCCTCGGTCTCGACCCACTCGTAGAACCCGTCAGCGGGGACGAGACACCGACCCGCCGAAGGCGTGTCGCGCTCTCCCTCGGTCGGCTCGGGAGAATACCGTCGTTGTTCGTAGGCCTCGCGGAAACTCGGCTTTTCGGCGACGGACTCGGCCCGCGCGTTGATCAGCCCGCCGCTGTCGCCGTCGGCCCA from Natrinema salifodinae carries:
- a CDS encoding extracellular solute-binding protein, yielding MANDSGNRTVSRRTALRVGSAFGVASLSGCLGLFDSGQNAEVPALSEFRGSGALAEGRPAPDGTSIEDLPDLSGDLALYIGGGEGGIYYEFVEMLQEIYPDFEVHPNDNDSASLAQTIVEEVDAGATQADVFWSIDASSLGFVAENDAYESLSDAAVDEVANDQFVGADSAWAGVAGRARAVPYNTDELSASDIPNSVQEFPGTEALQGTMGWAPTYGAFKSFVTAMRLTRGEDETRQWLVDMQEAGTERHSNEFAVSQTVANGALSAGFANHYYAMRVKNDNPDAPIDLAFTEGDAGALINVAGALKVQGTQRGELADAFIRHLLSAEAQEYFATRSFAYPMIAGVEPVGGLPSIDELSPPDIDLAALADLEPTLDLMDEAGVSG
- a CDS encoding ABC transporter permease, whose amino-acid sequence is MSGRKRVVETIERAADDGSDAIGVGLTLLAAAIAAAVVLPLAWLIGDAVALGGRALELAVAPQTVEVLVRSVALVAVVTGASVLLGVPLAVLTVQGDIPFPRFWTVLTALPLAVPSYLGAFAFVSAFGPQGELADLLAPLGIESLPSVYGFAGAAFVLTLYTYPYVFLTTRASLLSLDGSLVEAARTLNAGRWEAFRRITLPRILPGITAGALLVALYALADFGTPNIMRVEVFTQFIYARYNAFARDYAALLSVQLLTVTAIILAIESRIGVDESGAYESGGHRGTADLDLGAWRYVAILLPTVIGLLSIALPIAVFGMWLFSGGPGYQVGRLSFDWEYGFNSAYVALLAAAASVLVALPIAIGAATSDSRLAALADRVPYVGYATPGIVLAIALLSFSLDVLPSVYKTVPLLVFAYVVRFMPQAIGSIRTSTLQVDQQLVEAARTLGRSRLSAFRSVTLPLILPGIAAGAALVFLTTMKELPATLMLRPLGFETLVTYIWRVEEAGLYGQAAVPALVLVVISGLSMAVMLAQEGR
- a CDS encoding ArnT family glycosyltransferase, with amino-acid sequence MRRRTWRAAVAAVSLAGAVAVWLFATNLFPYHSLNHDEGVYLQQAAMLLDGRLFLRPPVEEVFRPWFFAEDGGRLYPKYAPVPATIFALGELVGAPRLALAGIAAAVLALVALVVREVFDRRTGIAAAVIVLCSPQFLIETAVFLPYAPTAMLNLAFAYCYLRADRTGDRRWAGAAGAVVGLAFFARPYTAVLFAAPFVVHACWTLRRDFRAALPRQAATAALGLAGVGLALAYNAVVTGSPLLFPYEAFAPLDGLGFGHRQILNHETDYSAGLALRSNGLVLSAFVTEWIAGGVLGAAVAAVGFGVAVRRGLSPRQSVLAGQLLTIPVGNVYFWGNYNLLGNLDRAGDGLIATHGPYYHFDLLLPFAAFAAVGALALVAALRRTADRHLSPGAARAALVAALLVSGLAVGGVTAATLDGKIDRNAAATDTYERVYGPLEGDSIDRSERAVVFLPTPYGDWLTHPFQALRNDPDFDGQRVYAIDERPFAVVDEYPDRSLYRLAYRGTWSPTAGSPSDARLQPVEHASGSAVELNATVAVPARSESLTATVATNDTSATYVAENVSDETTVRLTATDGAVRVRGADWNADGEPIPLSERDDVRITVFVDRGPGGSFSYRFELPVRADDGTVRALTPRVERCTAIRDCGGEAAYVPDGAPNGVSVRTELTVPDERGTDG
- a CDS encoding pentapeptide repeat-containing protein produces the protein MTTATDRCGYVTSSSGVDDAGAVCCWRPTWRETDRCIWHTETVVPEPAYERNAPASDERLDGANFQDAALSGSSFLADHSLVEADFTNAVLDDADLSRTDLRRATFRDVDAHGTSFRSANLHDAVFVFADLRGADFRNARLYRAGLTDVRLNLETEFGTRTVYEDEIATSSSDGDFTARADSVQWVYRELQRLYDENAFPERVHTYYLREMHFRRRHAWLTRDYLQAIKLAGSRWIMHYGTSPWRVVATSLLLIFVCAGLYPLTGGIREVGTDTAITYEIDNPTATPIPVLAQTFLKSLYFSVITFATLGYGDIQPVEGWARAIAGAETLLGSLLMALLVFVLTQSVRH
- a CDS encoding dolichyl-phosphate hexose transferase, with the translated sequence MGTYNEEAAIGRVLSDIEEVTDGQAEVVCVDGSSDRTPEIAREHGATVIEQRPQGYGVAVRAAILEPDRPIVVTTDCDDTYPMEQLPEFLELINEGYDVVSGDRLYHGADAMPAFNRFGNHAFAAIASVLMGTRVHDTTTGMRAYRRDVVESIEWTENTGLSAELLIRPLMRGYDVREQPIEYRERAGETKLDPLKGGAEIAKSVVKVCLEERFGQ
- a CDS encoding DUF3784 domain-containing protein, whose amino-acid sequence is MSLVRLAIVLSSGIFTVALGYQIRYRGMVRLVAGYDPEEVVDGTGLARFVGGLLIAVGAVTAAIGVLDYLDRGGEVLWYAFSAFVIVATAVVIVGSNRYTRS